From the genome of Pelobates fuscus isolate aPelFus1 chromosome 6, aPelFus1.pri, whole genome shotgun sequence, one region includes:
- the LOC134614605 gene encoding alcohol dehydrogenase 1-like isoform X1, whose product MCNHILIFLISKMETAGKVIKCRAAVSWAVNELLVIEEVEVAPPKAYEIRIKMVETGICRTDDHGKVGNFKDVKYPVILGHEGVGIVESIGDGVKEFKPGDKVIPLCSPQCGQCICCKDPRTNICSAASTDNRRGMMADGTSRYTCKGKQVYNFAHTSTFSEYIVVEEIAAARIDDNAPLDNVCLIGCGFSTGYGAALKTAKVHPGSTCAVFGLGGVGLATVMGCKASGASRIIGVDINKDKFDLAKELGATECINPKDYDTPIEQVLQEQTGGGLDYVFECVGNTNTMVSAIKSSHFAFGTTVIVGVAGSDETITLDPMIFLTGRKLTSTFFGGWWAKDDVPKLVTDYMEKKFDLDKLVTHRLPFEKINEGFDLLTSGKSIRTVLLF is encoded by the exons GTTATCAAATGCAGGGCAGCTGTTAGCTGGGCAGTAAATGAGCTGCTTGTGATCGAGGAGGTGGAAGTTGCTCCCCCAAAAGCCTATGAAATTCGAATCAAG ATGGTGGAAACAGGCATATGTCGCACTGATGACCATGGAAAGGTCGGAAACTTCAAAGATGTCAAATATCCTGTCATTCTTGGCCATGAAGGAGTTGGTATTGTAGAGAGCATTGGAGATGGAGTGAAAGAATTTAAACCAG GTGACAAGGTCATTCCTCTCTGCTCACCTCAATGTGGTCAGTGCATTTGCTGTAAGGACCCAAGGACCAATATTTGCTCAGCAGCCAG TACAGATAATCGCAGAGGAATGATGGCTGATGGCACCAGCAGATATACCTGCAAAGGAAAACAAGTATATAATTTTGCTCACACCAGCACATTTAGCGAATATATTGTGGTTGAAGAAATTGCAGCCGCTAGAATTGATGACAACGCACCACTGGATAATGTCTGTCTTATTGGATGTGGTTTCTCTACTGGTTATGGGGCTGCTTTAAAGACAGCCAAG GTACATCCAGGGTCTACatgtgctgtgtttggtttgGGTGGTGTTGGACTTGCTACTGTCATGGGCTGTAAAGCATCTGGTGCGTCCCGTATCATTGGAGTGGATATTAACAAGGACAAGTTTGACCTGGCTAAAGAATTAGGAGCAACTGAATGCATCAACCCCAAAGATTATGATACACCCATTGAACAAGTACTTCAGGAGCAAACTGGTGGTGGTTTGGACTATGTATTTGAATGTGTTGGTAACACAAACACTATG GTATCAGCAATAAAGTCCAGCCATTTTGCATTTGGAACTACTGTAATTGTAGGGGTAGCTGGATCAGATGAAACTATTACCTTGGATCCAATGATATTTTTGACAGGACGTAAACTGACTAGCACATTTTTTGGAG GTTGGTGGGCTAAAGACGATGTCCCTAAATTGGTTACTGATTACATGGAAAAAAAATTTGATCTGGACAAGCTAGTGACACACAGACTACCTTTTGAGAAAATTAATGAAGGATTTGATCTTTTGACTTCTGGCAAAAG cATTCGAACTGTCTTGTTATTTTAA
- the LOC134614605 gene encoding alcohol dehydrogenase 1-like isoform X2 has translation MASTSPCIVVIKCRAAVSWAVNELLVIEEVEVAPPKAYEIRIKMVETGICRTDDHGKVGNFKDVKYPVILGHEGVGIVESIGDGVKEFKPGDKVIPLCSPQCGQCICCKDPRTNICSAASTDNRRGMMADGTSRYTCKGKQVYNFAHTSTFSEYIVVEEIAAARIDDNAPLDNVCLIGCGFSTGYGAALKTAKVHPGSTCAVFGLGGVGLATVMGCKASGASRIIGVDINKDKFDLAKELGATECINPKDYDTPIEQVLQEQTGGGLDYVFECVGNTNTMVSAIKSSHFAFGTTVIVGVAGSDETITLDPMIFLTGRKLTSTFFGGWWAKDDVPKLVTDYMEKKFDLDKLVTHRLPFEKINEGFDLLTSGKSIRTVLLF, from the exons GTTATCAAATGCAGGGCAGCTGTTAGCTGGGCAGTAAATGAGCTGCTTGTGATCGAGGAGGTGGAAGTTGCTCCCCCAAAAGCCTATGAAATTCGAATCAAG ATGGTGGAAACAGGCATATGTCGCACTGATGACCATGGAAAGGTCGGAAACTTCAAAGATGTCAAATATCCTGTCATTCTTGGCCATGAAGGAGTTGGTATTGTAGAGAGCATTGGAGATGGAGTGAAAGAATTTAAACCAG GTGACAAGGTCATTCCTCTCTGCTCACCTCAATGTGGTCAGTGCATTTGCTGTAAGGACCCAAGGACCAATATTTGCTCAGCAGCCAG TACAGATAATCGCAGAGGAATGATGGCTGATGGCACCAGCAGATATACCTGCAAAGGAAAACAAGTATATAATTTTGCTCACACCAGCACATTTAGCGAATATATTGTGGTTGAAGAAATTGCAGCCGCTAGAATTGATGACAACGCACCACTGGATAATGTCTGTCTTATTGGATGTGGTTTCTCTACTGGTTATGGGGCTGCTTTAAAGACAGCCAAG GTACATCCAGGGTCTACatgtgctgtgtttggtttgGGTGGTGTTGGACTTGCTACTGTCATGGGCTGTAAAGCATCTGGTGCGTCCCGTATCATTGGAGTGGATATTAACAAGGACAAGTTTGACCTGGCTAAAGAATTAGGAGCAACTGAATGCATCAACCCCAAAGATTATGATACACCCATTGAACAAGTACTTCAGGAGCAAACTGGTGGTGGTTTGGACTATGTATTTGAATGTGTTGGTAACACAAACACTATG GTATCAGCAATAAAGTCCAGCCATTTTGCATTTGGAACTACTGTAATTGTAGGGGTAGCTGGATCAGATGAAACTATTACCTTGGATCCAATGATATTTTTGACAGGACGTAAACTGACTAGCACATTTTTTGGAG GTTGGTGGGCTAAAGACGATGTCCCTAAATTGGTTACTGATTACATGGAAAAAAAATTTGATCTGGACAAGCTAGTGACACACAGACTACCTTTTGAGAAAATTAATGAAGGATTTGATCTTTTGACTTCTGGCAAAAG cATTCGAACTGTCTTGTTATTTTAA